Proteins from a single region of Pseudomonas sp. BSw22131:
- a CDS encoding amino acid ABC transporter substrate-binding protein, which translates to MKMLKSTLALVAAAAALGITGFAQAGAKLDAIQKKGFIQCGVSDGLPGFSVPDASGKIQGIDADFCRAVAAAVFGDATKVKFSQLNAKERFTALQSGEIDILSRNTTWTSSRDASMGLVFPGFVTYYDGVGFLANSKLGVKSAKELDGATICIQAGTTTELNVSDYFRANNLKYTPITFDTSDESAKSLESGRCDVLTSDKSQLYAQRSKLASPKDYVVLPETISKEPLGPVVARGDEEWTTIVRWVGFALLNAEEAGITSKNVEAEAKSTKNPDVARLLGADGDYGPQLKLKKDWVVQIVKQVGNYGEIFEKNLGKATPLAIDRGQNALWNAGGIQYAPPVR; encoded by the coding sequence ATGAAGATGTTGAAATCCACCCTGGCTTTAGTGGCCGCCGCAGCAGCGCTCGGGATCACCGGCTTCGCTCAAGCAGGTGCGAAACTGGACGCCATTCAAAAGAAAGGCTTCATCCAGTGCGGCGTGAGTGACGGTCTGCCAGGTTTCTCGGTTCCAGATGCAAGTGGCAAGATTCAAGGCATCGATGCCGACTTCTGCCGTGCTGTTGCCGCTGCCGTTTTCGGCGATGCGACCAAGGTCAAATTCAGCCAGTTGAACGCCAAAGAGCGTTTCACCGCGCTGCAGTCTGGCGAGATCGACATTCTGTCGCGTAACACCACCTGGACCAGCTCCCGTGACGCGAGCATGGGTCTGGTGTTCCCGGGCTTCGTCACTTATTACGACGGCGTTGGCTTCCTGGCCAACAGCAAGCTGGGCGTAAAAAGTGCCAAGGAACTGGACGGTGCGACCATCTGCATTCAGGCCGGTACCACTACCGAGCTGAACGTCTCGGACTACTTCCGCGCCAACAACCTCAAGTACACCCCGATCACCTTCGACACCTCCGACGAAAGCGCCAAGTCGCTGGAATCCGGTCGTTGCGATGTGCTGACCTCCGACAAATCCCAGCTTTACGCACAGCGCTCCAAGCTGGCTTCGCCGAAGGACTACGTCGTTCTGCCTGAAACCATCTCCAAAGAACCTCTGGGCCCGGTCGTCGCTCGCGGTGACGAAGAGTGGACCACTATCGTTCGTTGGGTTGGCTTCGCTCTGTTGAACGCTGAAGAAGCCGGTATCACTTCGAAAAACGTTGAAGCCGAAGCCAAGTCGACCAAGAACCCGGACGTTGCTCGTCTGCTGGGTGCTGACGGCGACTACGGCCCACAGCTGAAACTGAAGAAGGACTGGGTCGTTCAGATCGTGAAGCAAGTTGGTAACTACGGCGAAATCTTCGAGAAGAACCTGGGTAAAGCCACTCCTCTGGCAATTGACCGTGGTCAAAACGCTCTGTGGAACGCTGGCGGCATTCAATACGCACCACCAGTGCGTTGA
- a CDS encoding MoaD/ThiS family protein: protein MHVQVQFFARFRETLGTESERLEGSFATVDAVRQHLLQRGGVWDVLGEQNIMCARNQELCQLDEPVQPGDEVAFFPTVTGG from the coding sequence ATTCATGTTCAAGTGCAGTTCTTTGCACGTTTTCGCGAAACCCTCGGCACCGAAAGTGAGCGTCTGGAAGGCTCTTTTGCAACTGTCGACGCAGTGCGCCAGCATTTACTGCAGCGGGGTGGCGTGTGGGATGTTTTGGGCGAGCAAAACATCATGTGCGCGCGTAATCAGGAGCTGTGCCAGCTGGACGAGCCCGTTCAGCCTGGGGATGAAGTTGCGTTTTTCCCGACCGTCACTGGGGGTTGA
- the yaaA gene encoding peroxide stress protein YaaA, producing the protein MLMVISPAKTLDFETPPTTERFTQPQYLDHSQELIAQLRELTPSQIGELMHLSDKLSGLNAARFGSWTPAFTPDNAKQALLAFKGDVYTGLQAETLSEADLDYAQHHLRMLSGLYGLLRPLDLMQPYRLEMGTKLANARGKDLYAFWGTRISEWLNEALAEQGDDVLLNLASNEYFSAVKRSVLNARVINTEFRDLKNGQYKIISFYAKKARGMMSRFVITERIKHPDALKQFGVHGYRYNQDQSTPTNFVFLRDDPDQ; encoded by the coding sequence ATGCTAATGGTGATTTCCCCAGCCAAGACCCTCGATTTCGAAACCCCGCCGACCACTGAACGCTTCACGCAGCCGCAATATCTGGATCACTCCCAAGAGCTGATCGCTCAACTCCGGGAACTGACGCCGTCTCAGATCGGTGAACTGATGCACCTCTCCGACAAGCTGTCAGGCTTGAACGCCGCACGTTTCGGCAGCTGGACCCCGGCATTCACGCCTGACAATGCCAAGCAGGCACTGCTGGCGTTTAAGGGTGATGTCTATACCGGCCTTCAAGCCGAGACGTTGTCGGAAGCTGACCTCGATTACGCGCAGCATCATCTGCGCATGCTGTCCGGCCTTTATGGTCTGTTGCGCCCGCTTGACCTGATGCAACCCTATCGACTGGAAATGGGTACAAAGCTCGCAAACGCTCGAGGCAAGGACTTGTACGCGTTCTGGGGCACCCGCATCAGCGAATGGCTCAATGAAGCGTTGGCAGAACAAGGCGACGACGTGCTGCTGAACCTTGCCTCCAACGAGTATTTCTCTGCCGTGAAACGCTCGGTGCTGAACGCCCGGGTCATCAATACAGAATTTCGCGACCTGAAAAACGGCCAGTACAAGATCATCAGCTTCTATGCCAAGAAGGCCCGCGGCATGATGAGCCGCTTCGTTATCACAGAACGCATCAAGCACCCGGACGCACTAAAACAGTTCGGCGTGCACGGCTATCGGTACAACCAGGATCAATCCACACCCACCAACTTCGTTTTTTTGAGAGATGACCCTGACCAATGA
- a CDS encoding CsgG/HfaB family protein — MNTLHKVLVSGIAAATLALVSGCATESSRSMPVEKVETAGIAYSGVRTPIAVGKFDNRSSYMRGIFSDGVDRLGGQAKTILITHMQQTNRFSVMDRDNMAEIGQEAAFKNKAQHIKGADFVVTGDVTEFGRKEVGDQQLFGLLGRGKQQIAYAKVALNIVNISTSEVVYSTQGAGEYQLSNREIIGFGGTASYDSTLNGKVLDLAMREAVNNMVRAIDSGAWKPAVN; from the coding sequence GTGAACACACTGCACAAGGTTTTGGTTTCAGGGATAGCGGCCGCAACGCTGGCGTTGGTCAGCGGCTGTGCAACGGAGAGTTCGCGTTCAATGCCGGTGGAGAAGGTCGAAACCGCGGGTATCGCTTATTCCGGCGTTCGTACGCCGATTGCTGTGGGCAAATTCGATAACCGCTCCAGCTACATGCGCGGCATTTTCTCAGACGGCGTTGATCGTCTCGGTGGCCAGGCCAAGACCATTCTGATCACGCACATGCAGCAGACCAATCGCTTCAGTGTGATGGACCGCGACAACATGGCTGAGATCGGCCAGGAAGCCGCGTTCAAGAACAAGGCTCAGCACATCAAGGGCGCTGACTTTGTCGTCACCGGCGACGTGACTGAGTTTGGCCGTAAAGAAGTCGGCGATCAGCAATTGTTTGGTTTGCTGGGTCGTGGCAAACAGCAAATTGCTTACGCCAAGGTCGCGCTGAACATCGTCAATATCAGCACCTCCGAAGTGGTTTATTCCACGCAGGGTGCTGGCGAATACCAACTGTCGAATCGCGAAATCATCGGCTTCGGCGGCACTGCCAGCTACGACTCGACGCTCAATGGCAAGGTCTTGGACCTGGCAATGCGTGAAGCGGTAAACAACATGGTGCGTGCGATCGATAGCGGCGCCTGGAAACCAGCAGTTAACTGA
- a CDS encoding DUF4810 domain-containing protein produces the protein MAKKVMGLRVIAAVAASLWLSGCAQQPKTLYQWGSYQPEVYEYFKGESKEMQVAKLEEDLQKIRSTNGNPPPGYHAQLGMLYGGLGKDDQMVQELRTEKALFPESATYMDFLLRNVKTGVASK, from the coding sequence ATGGCTAAGAAAGTGATGGGGTTGCGTGTTATCGCAGCCGTAGCGGCAAGCTTGTGGTTGAGTGGCTGTGCGCAGCAGCCCAAGACTTTGTATCAGTGGGGCAGCTATCAGCCTGAGGTGTACGAATACTTCAAGGGCGAGTCCAAGGAGATGCAGGTCGCCAAGCTGGAAGAAGACTTGCAGAAAATCCGCTCGACCAACGGCAATCCGCCACCGGGTTATCACGCGCAACTGGGCATGCTGTATGGCGGCCTGGGCAAAGATGATCAGATGGTTCAGGAACTGCGTACCGAGAAGGCGCTGTTTCCAGAGTCTGCAACGTACATGGATTTTCTGCTTAGAAACGTCAAGACAGGAGTCGCCTCCAAATGA
- a CDS encoding polysaccharide deacetylase family protein has protein sequence MRRVLLIAACLVGLTAQAAPMDVSTLDRSVWPEALVTPELFDVASRAQILGFAHQLLESEQLEEGQLAARLGLRQINLASINVIRTRLWSRLFDNYQFAQKSCEADASFCVLVDDLPMLRQRAAEFKVADDSFYARWAAPAAAFNQRYLNELLRMGALFPTTSSEVERYNSDELSGEEMPDRTFLLNFDSGPSVADGATDWLADFMRQQNINATFYVLGKTLQARIDATSATALQTLYKQQCVGVQGWEYRSHAHWVDWQDSIMRSAALVQQVLPDNFVPLFRPPYGHRRADSAGFFRDQHLRVALWNIDSQDSSGQLDAEQTSQRVLTLMLLWRKGTVVFHDAQKLAQQAVPWLMANTAQSGVIWEDCHIYPQQLSDESDISPAEEDEQDEQTDEPVQEGVQDSTDKAVEPEKQGGE, from the coding sequence TTGCGCAGAGTCTTATTGATCGCAGCTTGTCTCGTTGGGCTCACTGCCCAGGCAGCGCCCATGGACGTCTCCACCCTGGACCGCAGCGTCTGGCCAGAGGCTTTGGTGACGCCCGAGTTGTTCGACGTCGCTTCGCGTGCGCAGATCCTCGGTTTTGCCCATCAGTTGCTTGAGAGCGAGCAGCTTGAAGAAGGGCAACTGGCAGCGCGTCTGGGTTTGCGTCAGATCAATCTGGCGTCGATCAACGTGATCCGTACGCGCTTGTGGTCACGTCTTTTCGACAATTATCAGTTCGCCCAGAAAAGCTGTGAAGCAGACGCGTCGTTCTGCGTGCTGGTCGACGATCTGCCAATGCTGCGTCAGCGGGCGGCTGAGTTCAAAGTCGCCGATGACTCCTTCTATGCCAGGTGGGCGGCCCCTGCTGCGGCGTTCAATCAGCGTTACCTGAACGAGCTGCTGCGAATGGGGGCGCTGTTTCCGACCACCAGCAGCGAAGTTGAACGCTATAACTCCGATGAGCTGAGCGGTGAGGAAATGCCTGACCGCACGTTCCTGCTCAACTTCGACAGTGGCCCCTCGGTTGCCGATGGCGCCACCGACTGGCTGGCAGACTTCATGCGGCAGCAAAACATCAACGCTACCTTTTATGTTCTCGGCAAAACCTTGCAAGCCCGGATCGACGCCACGTCAGCCACAGCGTTACAGACGCTATATAAACAGCAGTGCGTGGGTGTGCAGGGCTGGGAGTACCGCTCGCACGCGCACTGGGTGGACTGGCAGGATTCCATCATGCGCAGCGCGGCGTTGGTGCAGCAGGTGCTGCCGGATAATTTCGTTCCCTTGTTTCGTCCACCTTACGGTCATCGCCGTGCCGACAGCGCCGGTTTTTTCCGAGACCAGCACCTGCGTGTGGCGTTGTGGAATATCGACTCCCAAGACAGCAGCGGGCAGCTGGATGCCGAGCAGACGTCCCAGCGTGTCTTGACGCTGATGCTGCTGTGGCGCAAAGGGACGGTGGTCTTCCACGACGCTCAAAAGCTGGCGCAACAGGCCGTGCCATGGCTGATGGCGAACACAGCGCAGTCAGGCGTCATTTGGGAGGACTGCCATATTTATCCGCAGCAGCTGTCAGACGAATCCGACATTTCGCCCGCAGAAGAAGACGAGCAGGACGAACAAACCGATGAGCCAGTCCAGGAGGGTGTGCAGGACAGCACGGATAAGGCTGTGGAGCCCGAAAAACAAGGGGGGGAGTGA
- a CDS encoding alpha/beta hydrolase, with translation MTEPLILQPQNTADACVIWLHGLGADRFDFMPVGEALQRSLLTTRFILPQAPTQAVTINGGYEMPSWYDIKAMSPARAINADQLEASAQRVLQLIEAQRDSGIDPARIFLAGFSQGGAVVYHAAFLRWQGPLGGVLALSTYAPTFSDQMSLSASQQRIPVYCLHGQHDEVVQNAMGRTAYEQLKAQGVTATWQEYPMGHEVLPQEIADIGVWLGDRLR, from the coding sequence ATGACCGAACCTTTGATCCTGCAACCCCAGAACACCGCCGACGCCTGCGTTATCTGGCTCCATGGACTGGGGGCCGACCGCTTCGATTTCATGCCCGTGGGCGAAGCATTGCAGCGCTCACTGCTGACCACCCGCTTCATCCTGCCACAGGCCCCGACCCAAGCCGTCACCATCAACGGCGGCTATGAAATGCCAAGCTGGTATGACATCAAGGCCATGAGCCCGGCCAGAGCGATCAATGCCGATCAACTGGAGGCCTCGGCCCAGCGCGTTCTGCAGCTGATCGAGGCGCAACGCGACAGTGGCATCGATCCGGCGCGAATCTTTCTGGCCGGCTTCTCTCAGGGCGGCGCGGTGGTGTATCACGCAGCGTTTCTGCGCTGGCAAGGTCCGTTGGGGGGCGTGCTTGCGCTCTCCACTTACGCGCCCACGTTCAGCGATCAGATGAGCCTCTCGGCAAGCCAGCAACGCATTCCGGTGTATTGCTTGCATGGTCAGCACGACGAAGTTGTACAAAATGCGATGGGCCGCACGGCGTATGAGCAGTTAAAGGCTCAAGGCGTCACCGCGACATGGCAGGAATACCCAATGGGGCACGAAGTGTTACCGCAGGAGATCGCCGACATAGGTGTCTGGCTGGGGGATCGGCTGCGCTAA
- the moaE gene encoding molybdopterin synthase catalytic subunit MoaE, with protein MGIRVQATAFDPGVEVNAMHAANVGVGAVVSFVGYVRDFNEGREVAGMFLEHYPGMTEKALGKIVEQAQQRWPLLKLEVLHRVGALEPGEPIVFVGVASAHRQAAFEACDFVMDYLKTRAPFWKKESTSEGPRWVEGRDSDHAAAERWK; from the coding sequence ATGGGCATTCGAGTTCAGGCCACAGCGTTTGACCCAGGCGTCGAAGTCAACGCAATGCACGCCGCCAATGTAGGCGTCGGCGCGGTGGTGAGCTTTGTGGGTTACGTGCGTGACTTCAATGAGGGGCGCGAAGTGGCGGGTATGTTCCTCGAGCACTATCCGGGCATGACCGAAAAGGCACTGGGCAAGATCGTCGAGCAAGCGCAGCAGCGGTGGCCTTTGCTCAAGCTTGAGGTGCTGCATCGGGTGGGCGCGCTGGAACCGGGCGAGCCTATCGTGTTTGTCGGTGTGGCCAGCGCCCACCGCCAGGCGGCTTTCGAGGCCTGTGACTTTGTCATGGACTACCTGAAAACCCGCGCCCCGTTCTGGAAGAAGGAAAGCACTTCAGAGGGGCCGCGCTGGGTAGAAGGGCGCGATAGCGATCATGCCGCGGCCGAGCGCTGGAAGTAA
- a CDS encoding DUF799 domain-containing protein, which produces MSARYLKLAAGLLAAIVLGGCVAPKANVDYSAFKESKPRSILVMPPVNESPDVKATYSLYSQVKYPLAEAGYYVLPVGLVDETFKQNGLTNATDIQETSPAKLREIFGADSALYVKVTQYGTTYMVITSQTLVTATAKLVDLRTGTTLWTGTASASSDEGGNNSGGGLVGMLITAAVKQIVNSSTDAAHPIAGITSGRLLSAGHPAGLLYGPRSPKYGTD; this is translated from the coding sequence ATGAGCGCACGTTATTTGAAACTGGCGGCCGGTCTTCTGGCTGCAATCGTTCTGGGTGGCTGCGTCGCACCGAAAGCCAATGTCGACTATTCGGCGTTCAAGGAAAGCAAACCGCGTTCTATTCTGGTGATGCCGCCGGTCAACGAGTCTCCTGACGTCAAGGCCACCTACAGCCTTTATTCTCAGGTGAAGTACCCGCTGGCGGAGGCGGGCTATTACGTACTGCCGGTTGGACTGGTCGATGAGACGTTCAAGCAGAACGGTCTGACCAACGCCACGGATATTCAGGAAACATCGCCGGCCAAGTTGCGTGAGATCTTCGGCGCTGATTCGGCCTTGTACGTCAAGGTGACGCAGTACGGCACTACTTACATGGTTATCACCAGCCAGACTCTGGTGACGGCCACCGCCAAACTCGTTGACCTGCGCACCGGCACTACGCTGTGGACAGGTACGGCCAGTGCCTCCAGTGATGAGGGCGGCAATAACAGTGGTGGCGGTTTGGTCGGTATGTTGATCACTGCTGCTGTTAAACAGATCGTTAACAGCTCAACCGACGCTGCCCACCCTATCGCCGGTATCACCAGTGGTCGTCTGTTGTCTGCGGGTCACCCGGCAGGTCTGCTGTACGGACCACGCTCGCCCAAGTACGGTACCGACTGA
- the moaC gene encoding cyclic pyranopterin monophosphate synthase MoaC: protein MLTHLDSQGRANMVDVTEKAVTFREAVAQARVRMLPETLKMIVSGGHPKGDVFAVARIAGIQAAKKTSDLIPLCHPLMLTGVKVELSAEGEDTVQIIARCKLSGQTGVEMEALTAASVAALTIYDMCKAVDRGMVIEQVRLLEKLGGKSGHFVADEQELAQ, encoded by the coding sequence GTGCTGACTCATCTCGATTCCCAAGGTCGCGCCAATATGGTCGACGTCACCGAAAAAGCCGTGACGTTCCGTGAAGCCGTGGCACAAGCGCGTGTTCGCATGCTCCCCGAAACCTTGAAAATGATCGTCTCGGGTGGTCATCCCAAAGGGGATGTGTTCGCTGTGGCGCGTATCGCCGGCATTCAGGCGGCAAAGAAAACCAGTGACCTCATCCCCCTGTGCCACCCGCTGATGCTGACCGGTGTAAAGGTCGAGCTGAGCGCTGAAGGTGAAGACACCGTACAGATCATCGCGCGCTGCAAGCTTTCGGGTCAGACCGGCGTTGAAATGGAGGCATTGACCGCTGCCAGCGTTGCTGCGCTGACGATCTACGACATGTGCAAAGCGGTTGATCGCGGCATGGTCATTGAGCAGGTGCGTCTGCTGGAGAAGCTGGGCGGCAAAAGTGGCCACTTCGTTGCCGATGAGCAGGAGCTTGCCCAGTGA
- the rhlB gene encoding ATP-dependent RNA helicase RhlB: MTVLKALKKMFGKSEAEQLAPSPVAPLPAAKSPNEGAQRERSAAVAAPAATAPEPQEQAAQVAAPQPKSERPRRERTVKPPVKPWKLEDFAVEPQEGKTRFHDFDLSPELMHAIHDLGFPYCTPIQAGVLGFTLKGKDAIGRAQTGTGKTAAFLISIITQLQQTPPPKERYMGEPRALIIAPTRELVVQIAKDAELLTKYTGLNVMTFVGGMDFDKQLKQLEARHCDILVATPGRLLDFNQRGEVHLDMVEVMVLDEADRMLDMGFIPQVRSIIRQTPHKGERQTLLFSATFTEDVMNLAKQWTTDPSIVEIDSVNVASDNVEQHIYAVAGADKYKLLYNLVTDNGWERVMVFANRKDEVRRIEERLVRDGVNAAQLSGDVPQHKRIKTLEGFREGKIRVLVATDVAGRGIHIDGISHVINFTLPEVPDDYVHRIGRTGRAGADGVSISFAGEDDSYQLPAIEEKLGRKISCETPPTHLLRAVVRQPKPEPAVE; encoded by the coding sequence ATGACCGTGCTCAAAGCACTTAAAAAGATGTTCGGTAAAAGCGAGGCTGAGCAGCTCGCGCCAAGCCCAGTCGCTCCCCTCCCCGCAGCCAAAAGCCCGAATGAAGGCGCGCAGCGCGAACGCAGTGCAGCCGTTGCAGCGCCCGCTGCCACCGCACCCGAGCCTCAAGAGCAGGCCGCTCAGGTCGCCGCCCCCCAGCCAAAGTCCGAACGCCCCCGTCGCGAGCGCACGGTCAAACCGCCGGTCAAGCCCTGGAAGCTCGAAGATTTCGCGGTTGAACCGCAAGAAGGCAAGACCCGTTTTCACGATTTCGATCTGTCCCCGGAACTGATGCACGCCATTCACGACCTGGGGTTCCCGTATTGCACGCCGATCCAGGCGGGCGTTCTGGGCTTCACGCTCAAGGGCAAAGACGCCATCGGCCGCGCACAGACCGGCACTGGCAAGACTGCCGCCTTCCTCATTTCGATCATCACGCAACTCCAGCAGACCCCGCCGCCCAAAGAGCGCTACATGGGTGAGCCCCGGGCGCTGATCATTGCGCCGACTCGCGAACTGGTGGTGCAGATCGCCAAAGACGCCGAACTGCTGACCAAGTACACCGGCCTCAACGTCATGACGTTTGTGGGCGGCATGGATTTCGACAAGCAGCTTAAACAGCTCGAAGCACGTCATTGCGACATTCTGGTCGCGACACCTGGCCGTTTGCTGGACTTCAATCAGCGCGGCGAAGTCCATCTGGACATGGTCGAAGTGATGGTCCTCGATGAAGCCGACCGCATGCTCGACATGGGCTTCATCCCGCAGGTACGTTCGATCATTCGTCAGACGCCGCACAAGGGCGAGCGCCAGACACTGCTGTTCTCGGCAACCTTCACCGAAGACGTGATGAACCTCGCCAAGCAGTGGACGACCGACCCTTCCATCGTCGAGATCGATTCGGTCAATGTGGCCAGCGACAACGTCGAGCAGCACATCTATGCCGTTGCAGGCGCCGATAAATACAAGCTGTTGTACAACCTCGTGACCGATAACGGCTGGGAACGTGTGATGGTGTTCGCCAACCGCAAAGATGAAGTGCGCCGTATCGAAGAGCGCTTGGTGCGCGATGGCGTCAACGCTGCACAGTTGTCGGGCGACGTGCCGCAGCACAAGCGGATCAAGACGCTGGAAGGATTCCGTGAAGGCAAGATTCGTGTGCTGGTGGCAACCGACGTCGCCGGTCGCGGCATTCACATCGACGGGATCAGCCACGTGATCAACTTCACGCTGCCCGAAGTGCCGGACGATTACGTGCACCGCATCGGTCGTACCGGCCGTGCTGGGGCAGACGGCGTATCGATCAGTTTTGCGGGCGAAGACGACTCGTATCAGTTGCCCGCCATCGAAGAAAAGCTCGGTCGCAAGATCAGTTGCGAAACCCCGCCAACGCATTTGCTCCGCGCGGTAGTGCGTCAGCCCAAGCCTGAGCCCGCCGTAGAGTAA
- a CDS encoding PhoH family protein translates to MDDHGRTPSSNQPILYVLDTNVLIHDPNALLNFEEHHVAIPMTVLEELDKLKAGKHSVAAECRQAIRLIDKTLGEATPEEVEQGVPIDRGTGVLKGYLSIMMSRREEPNSLLPEHLNDNIIINQLIDLHARKADLRIVLVTKDINMRLKARACGIAAEDYSTDQLVDDVSLLSRGYQNMTGSFWDRVSKVETRQERGRTWHRVQLSESLPPMHMNEFIIDEQGFVGWVKGVKADELLILDMHQEPLMHQEAWGLKPRDIYQGLALFALLDPDIHLVNLSGAAGSGKTILALAAAIEQTMVTKRYRRIIATRSVQGLDQEIGFLPGTEAEKMEPWLGAITDNLEALHMDDENTHGSVDYILSKVPLQFKSLNYIRGRSFQQSLILIDECQNLTPHQMKTIITRAGAGSKVVCLGNLAQIDTPYLSATSSGLTYLTERFKDFPNGVHITLQGVPRSILAEYAESHL, encoded by the coding sequence ATGGATGACCACGGACGCACCCCTTCCTCTAACCAGCCAATCCTCTACGTGCTCGATACCAACGTTCTGATTCACGATCCAAACGCTCTGCTGAATTTTGAAGAACACCATGTCGCCATCCCCATGACGGTCCTCGAAGAACTGGACAAGCTAAAGGCGGGCAAACATTCGGTCGCAGCAGAATGCCGCCAGGCTATCCGGTTGATCGACAAGACACTGGGTGAAGCAACCCCGGAGGAGGTCGAACAAGGCGTACCGATAGATCGAGGTACCGGCGTTCTCAAAGGTTATCTGTCGATCATGATGAGCAGGCGTGAAGAGCCCAACAGCCTTCTGCCCGAGCATCTGAACGACAACATCATCATCAACCAATTGATTGACCTGCACGCCCGCAAAGCGGACTTGCGCATCGTGCTCGTTACCAAAGACATCAACATGCGCCTCAAGGCCCGTGCCTGCGGGATTGCGGCGGAGGACTACAGTACCGACCAACTGGTGGACGACGTTTCCCTGTTGTCCCGTGGCTATCAGAATATGACCGGCTCGTTCTGGGATCGTGTCAGCAAGGTCGAAACCCGCCAGGAACGTGGCCGCACCTGGCACCGTGTGCAATTGAGCGAAAGCCTGCCGCCGATGCACATGAATGAATTCATCATTGATGAGCAAGGTTTTGTCGGCTGGGTCAAAGGCGTCAAGGCGGACGAGTTGTTGATTCTGGACATGCATCAGGAGCCATTGATGCACCAGGAAGCGTGGGGTCTGAAGCCGCGGGATATTTATCAAGGTCTGGCACTGTTCGCGCTGCTGGATCCGGACATTCATCTGGTCAACCTTTCCGGTGCAGCAGGCTCTGGTAAAACCATTCTGGCCCTGGCTGCTGCGATCGAGCAGACCATGGTCACCAAGCGTTATCGCCGCATCATCGCAACGCGCAGTGTGCAAGGGCTGGACCAGGAGATCGGATTTTTGCCCGGTACCGAAGCAGAAAAAATGGAGCCGTGGCTGGGCGCCATCACCGATAACCTTGAAGCACTGCACATGGACGACGAAAACACCCATGGCAGCGTCGATTACATCCTCAGCAAAGTGCCGTTGCAGTTCAAATCCCTCAACTACATCCGAGGCCGCAGTTTCCAGCAAAGCCTGATCCTGATCGACGAGTGTCAGAATCTGACGCCGCACCAGATGAAAACCATCATCACCCGTGCCGGCGCCGGTTCCAAGGTGGTCTGCCTGGGTAACCTGGCGCAGATCGATACCCCTTACCTGTCGGCCACCAGCTCGGGGCTGACTTACCTGACGGAGCGTTTCAAGGATTTCCCCAACGGCGTGCATATCACCCTGCAAGGGGTGCCACGCTCGATCCTGGCCGAGTATGCGGAGAGTCATTTGTAG